One region of Peribacillus simplex genomic DNA includes:
- the ssb gene encoding single-stranded DNA-binding protein yields MINQVTLVGRLTKDPELRYTPDGKAVSNITLAVNRNFRNTVGEYEADFVQCIIWKRSAENTAQYCKKGALIGITGRIQTRRYENQEGKNVYVTEVVAERVQFIASKQNDIKPKDFEHIGL; encoded by the coding sequence ATGATTAACCAAGTTACCCTCGTCGGCAGGCTTACGAAGGATCCCGAATTAAGATATACACCAGACGGCAAGGCTGTTTCCAATATAACGTTAGCAGTCAACCGGAACTTCCGTAATACTGTTGGTGAATATGAGGCGGACTTTGTACAGTGCATCATATGGAAAAGGTCTGCTGAAAATACTGCTCAGTACTGTAAAAAGGGTGCCTTAATCGGTATCACAGGCAGAATACAGACAAGGAGATACGAAAATCAAGAGGGTAAAAATGTATATGTTACTGAAGTGGTCGCCGAGAGGGTTCAATTCATCGCATCTAAACAAAACGATATTAAACCCAAGGATTTTGAACATATTGGCTTATAG
- a CDS encoding ABC transporter ATP-binding protein, with product MEEPIIKVNGLRTSFRTDDGVIPVVNSIDFHVNPGEVLGIVGESGCGKSVTSLSIMGLVSSPAGKVEGEILFKGENIANASEAKMRKIRGNDIAMIFQEPMTSLNPVFTIGEQLVETLRIHKKWNKKQARHRAVEMLKLVGLGRAEELLKEYPHQLSGGMRQRVMIAMAMICEPKLLIADEPTTALDVTIQAQILELMKNLNKETDTAIMMITHDLGVVAQMCERVIVMYAGKVIEEGNVQTIFQNPKHPYTVGLLQSIPDMRIKKDRLYSIPGNVPKPGTSNLGCQFAPRCSHAMEQCINETPSLLKFDEGRHVRCWLYEDGKGAALHESNIG from the coding sequence ATGGAAGAACCAATTATTAAGGTGAATGGGCTGCGAACCAGCTTTCGTACTGACGATGGGGTGATTCCTGTCGTAAATTCAATCGATTTTCACGTCAATCCTGGTGAAGTTTTAGGGATTGTAGGAGAATCAGGATGCGGAAAAAGCGTAACTTCTTTATCCATCATGGGTCTGGTTTCTTCACCTGCTGGTAAGGTGGAGGGAGAAATCCTCTTTAAAGGGGAGAATATCGCAAATGCCTCTGAAGCGAAAATGAGAAAGATTCGCGGGAATGACATAGCGATGATATTTCAGGAACCGATGACAAGCTTGAATCCTGTGTTCACTATTGGAGAGCAGTTGGTTGAGACGCTTCGGATACATAAAAAATGGAACAAAAAACAGGCCCGACATAGAGCGGTGGAAATGTTGAAGCTGGTTGGGCTTGGCCGTGCCGAGGAATTGCTCAAAGAATATCCGCATCAGCTTTCGGGTGGAATGAGACAAAGGGTCATGATAGCAATGGCCATGATTTGCGAGCCGAAACTCCTTATAGCCGATGAACCGACAACGGCTTTGGATGTGACGATCCAGGCACAAATCCTAGAGTTAATGAAGAATTTAAATAAAGAAACAGACACGGCAATCATGATGATTACCCATGATCTTGGCGTTGTGGCGCAAATGTGTGAACGTGTCATTGTCATGTATGCCGGCAAGGTGATAGAGGAAGGAAATGTGCAAACGATTTTCCAAAACCCTAAACATCCTTATACGGTCGGTTTACTTCAGTCGATTCCCGATATGCGAATAAAGAAAGATCGCCTTTACTCGATACCGGGCAATGTGCCAAAACCTGGGACAAGCAACCTCGGGTGCCAGTTTGCCCCCCGGTGCTCCCATGCCATGGAGCAATGTATAAATGAGACCCCGTCTCTATTGAAATTTGATGAGGGCAGGCATGTTCGCTGCTGGCTGTATGAAGATGGGAAAGGAGCTGCCTTGCATGAATCAAACATTGGTTAA
- a CDS encoding ABC transporter ATP-binding protein, translating into MNQTLVKVENLKKHFPIKGGVLGKTIGEVKAVDGLSFSIYKGETLGLVGESGCGKSTTGRLLLRLLEPSEGNVYFEGKDLTALSSREMRKMRREMQMVFQDPFASLNPRHTIEKILEEPLIVHGVKDKKARKARVQELLKVVGLSSYHAKRYPHQFSGGQRQRIGIARALAVNPKLIIADEPVSALDVSIQAQVLNLLQDLQEDFDLTYLFIAHDLGVVRHISDRVGVMYLGHIVELTESEGLYEDPLHPYTQALLSAVPIPDVEYKGDRVILQGDVPSPSNPPSGCPFHTRCPQAMAECKSVKPVLHEHKPGHYVACHLYN; encoded by the coding sequence ATGAATCAAACATTGGTTAAGGTAGAAAACCTAAAGAAGCATTTTCCAATCAAAGGAGGGGTTCTCGGAAAGACCATCGGAGAGGTCAAGGCAGTTGATGGTTTGTCTTTTTCCATTTATAAAGGGGAAACCTTAGGTCTTGTCGGTGAAAGCGGTTGCGGAAAGTCGACGACGGGAAGATTATTGCTTCGATTGCTTGAGCCGAGTGAAGGGAATGTTTATTTCGAAGGAAAGGACCTGACGGCTTTATCTTCCCGTGAAATGAGAAAGATGCGCCGTGAAATGCAGATGGTCTTCCAGGACCCATTCGCTTCCCTCAATCCCAGGCATACTATTGAAAAAATATTGGAGGAACCGCTCATCGTTCATGGGGTTAAAGATAAAAAGGCGCGTAAGGCACGTGTGCAGGAACTTCTTAAGGTTGTTGGCTTAAGCAGTTACCATGCTAAAAGGTATCCGCATCAATTCAGTGGGGGCCAGCGGCAGCGTATTGGCATCGCCAGGGCACTTGCGGTAAACCCAAAGCTGATCATTGCCGATGAGCCGGTATCTGCACTGGATGTGTCGATTCAGGCCCAGGTTTTGAACCTCCTGCAGGATTTGCAGGAAGATTTTGATTTGACTTACCTTTTCATTGCCCATGATCTTGGAGTGGTGAGGCATATCTCCGACCGTGTCGGTGTCATGTATCTTGGACATATCGTTGAATTGACGGAAAGTGAAGGACTTTATGAAGATCCGCTTCATCCATATACGCAGGCTTTACTATCAGCCGTGCCCATCCCGGATGTGGAATACAAAGGGGATAGGGTAATCCTGCAGGGTGATGTTCCAAGCCCATCTAACCCGCCAAGCGGTTGTCCCTTCCATACGAGATGCCCGCAGGCCATGGCAGAGTGCAAATCAGTAAAACCTGTCTTGCATGAGCATAAACCCGGTCACTACGTTGCTTGTCATTTATACAATTGA
- a CDS encoding ABC transporter permease — MPEIATNTSPILPPKETEEKVISPWKEGWKSFKKNKVALVGMGIVLFFILIAIFAPLIAPYSFEGQKLSDKHLAPSAEHWFGTDEFGRDILSRVIYGARISIGVGFLSVAGSVVVGSFFGIIAGYYGKWIDTIISRVFDIILAFPSILLAIAVVAVLGPSLRNALIAIAIVNIPIFGRLLRSRVLTVKEEEYVTAAKAIGMGDGRILLHHVLPNSLAPIIVQGTLAIATAIIECAALGFLGLGAQPPAPEWGKMLADSRSFIIQAPWTVLFPGLAIMLTVLGFNLMGDGLRDALDPRMKN; from the coding sequence ATGCCTGAAATTGCAACGAATACATCGCCAATCCTTCCTCCTAAAGAAACAGAGGAAAAAGTCATCTCTCCCTGGAAGGAAGGATGGAAAAGCTTTAAGAAAAATAAGGTAGCCCTTGTTGGTATGGGGATTGTTTTATTTTTCATCTTAATCGCCATCTTCGCGCCGCTTATAGCACCCTATTCATTTGAGGGGCAAAAGCTAAGTGACAAACATTTGGCACCGTCTGCGGAACACTGGTTTGGAACGGATGAATTTGGCCGTGATATTTTGAGCAGGGTCATTTATGGCGCGCGCATATCAATAGGAGTCGGCTTTTTATCTGTGGCAGGGTCTGTCGTGGTTGGATCTTTTTTTGGAATCATTGCCGGGTATTACGGTAAGTGGATAGATACAATCATATCGAGGGTCTTTGACATCATTCTGGCATTCCCAAGTATATTGCTTGCCATTGCCGTAGTGGCCGTTTTGGGGCCTTCTCTTCGCAATGCACTCATTGCCATTGCCATTGTCAACATCCCGATATTCGGGAGGCTTTTACGTTCGAGAGTTTTAACGGTGAAAGAAGAGGAATATGTAACAGCTGCCAAGGCAATAGGAATGGGGGATGGCAGGATTCTACTTCACCACGTCCTTCCGAACAGCCTTGCACCCATCATCGTTCAAGGTACTTTGGCGATTGCCACCGCCATCATTGAGTGTGCAGCACTCGGGTTCCTTGGTCTCGGTGCTCAACCGCCGGCACCAGAGTGGGGTAAAATGCTTGCCGATTCGAGGTCATTTATCATTCAGGCACCATGGACGGTGCTGTTTCCTGGTCTTGCGATTATGCTAACTGTCCTCGGCTTTAACTTAATGGGTGATGGACTGCGCGATGCTTTGGATCCAAGAATGAAAAACTAG
- a CDS encoding ABC transporter permease, protein MFSYTVRRLGSLIPVLLGMAFIVFMMIRAIPGNPAQVILGQQATKEAVAAMTKELGLDKPWFIQFWDYLSGLLKGDLGVSLKTNSPVSEEIGPYLMATIELALIAMIIAVVIGVNAGIISAWFQNSWFDYVAMVIALIGLSMPIFWLGLMEQYIISIQWDLLPTTGRDNIRDPVAAITGLYLMDTLIAGRVDQFFEVIKHLILPGIALATIPMAIIARMTRSSMLEVMRSDFIRTARAKGMRMFWVVYKHSFKNALIPVVTVIGLQTGLLLGGAILTENIFGWPGIGTYIYDAILSRDYPVIQSGILVIAFLFVMINLVVDLLYAAIDPRIKYK, encoded by the coding sequence TTGTTTTCCTATACCGTACGACGTTTAGGATCTCTCATTCCAGTGTTACTCGGAATGGCATTTATTGTATTCATGATGATTCGGGCGATCCCTGGAAATCCAGCACAAGTAATTTTAGGACAGCAAGCAACAAAAGAGGCAGTTGCGGCAATGACAAAGGAACTCGGTTTGGATAAACCTTGGTTCATTCAATTTTGGGATTATTTATCTGGCCTGTTAAAGGGTGACCTGGGTGTATCGTTAAAAACGAATAGTCCGGTTTCCGAAGAAATCGGGCCATACCTAATGGCCACTATTGAGCTTGCATTGATCGCCATGATCATCGCAGTGGTCATTGGTGTAAATGCAGGGATAATATCAGCATGGTTCCAAAACTCATGGTTTGATTATGTAGCCATGGTGATTGCATTGATTGGGTTGTCCATGCCTATATTCTGGCTGGGATTAATGGAGCAATACATCATTTCAATTCAATGGGATTTACTTCCGACGACAGGGCGGGATAATATCAGGGATCCCGTTGCGGCCATAACGGGCTTGTATTTGATGGATACACTCATTGCTGGCAGGGTGGATCAGTTTTTTGAAGTGATCAAACATCTCATTTTGCCAGGAATTGCGCTTGCGACCATTCCGATGGCCATCATTGCAAGGATGACACGTTCGTCCATGCTGGAGGTTATGAGGTCGGATTTCATCCGTACAGCCCGTGCTAAGGGAATGAGAATGTTTTGGGTCGTTTACAAGCACTCCTTCAAGAATGCATTAATTCCAGTGGTGACGGTTATCGGTCTGCAGACAGGATTACTTTTAGGCGGCGCCATTTTAACGGAAAACATTTTTGGGTGGCCAGGTATCGGTACATATATTTATGATGCAATACTATCCCGGGATTATCCGGTCATACAGTCCGGAATTCTGGTCATCGCCTTTTTGTTTGTCATGATTAATCTTGTTGTGGACTTGTTGTATGCAGCGATCGATCCTAGGATTAAGTATAAATAG
- a CDS encoding YwpF family protein, translating into MKSFKLISLQIVTENLQLIDIVLTDGLIINKENDARTWLLEAFVEEKHFKELEPSLPNIDGEVYIQAVITKKDNEPALFHTVLRTIRKVGNHYSLLFLGHIQKTRSKYAELLLEDLVQKGLVGDELINEYKQKIRSKPKLATNK; encoded by the coding sequence ATGAAATCATTTAAATTAATTTCGTTGCAAATTGTTACTGAGAATTTACAATTGATTGATATTGTATTAACAGATGGACTAATAATAAATAAAGAAAACGATGCTAGAACATGGTTACTGGAAGCCTTTGTAGAAGAAAAGCATTTCAAAGAGCTTGAACCCTCACTCCCCAATATAGACGGAGAGGTTTATATCCAGGCCGTCATTACCAAAAAGGACAATGAACCGGCATTGTTTCACACTGTTTTACGCACCATAAGAAAAGTAGGCAACCATTATAGCCTATTATTCCTTGGTCACATCCAAAAAACGCGTAGCAAATATGCTGAACTTCTTCTTGAAGATTTAGTCCAAAAAGGTCTCGTCGGCGATGAATTAATAAATGAGTACAAGCAAAAAATCCGTTCAAAGCCTAAATTAGCTACGAATAAATAA
- a CDS encoding ABC transporter substrate-binding protein, giving the protein MKKTLALLLTTILALSLALAGCSSSTSKEKDDDKGGSNEAKGGVLIYGKGGDAVSLDPAIVTDGESFIVTQQVFETLVKYGEDNTEIKPGLAESWKVSDDAKTYTFKLKTGIKFHDGSDFNAEAVVKNFQRWAQSKDEAKFAYYASMFGGFEGDEGHVIKEVKAIDDNTVEFTLNRPQAPFLKNIAMPTFAIASPTGFEKDADNFGKNPSGTGPFKFKSWKPGDTIEVVKNDDYWQDGLPKLDGITFKVIKDNSARLNAVIKGEVDLMDGLNPSDISKVTGDDKLQIFERPSMNVGYFAFNVEKAPFDKKEVRQAISHLINKKEIIDNFYEGTAEPAKNPMPPSVSGYNDNIEDYDYDVEKAKELLKKAGLEDGFKMDLWAMPVPRPYMPDGQKVAEAIQASLKQVGIEANIVSYEWAAYLEKVQAGEAQSFMLGWTGDNGDADNFLYTLLDKDNIGSNNYARYANEEVHKLLIEAQSTADEAKRNELYGKAQEIIHEEAPWVPLVHSLPQLAGTKTIKGFVPHPTGSQSLVNVSIEN; this is encoded by the coding sequence ATGAAGAAGACATTGGCTTTATTGTTGACTACTATCCTGGCGCTCTCACTTGCACTTGCAGGATGCTCCTCGTCTACATCAAAAGAGAAAGATGATGATAAAGGGGGATCAAATGAAGCAAAAGGGGGCGTATTGATTTACGGTAAAGGCGGCGATGCAGTTTCACTAGATCCCGCTATAGTAACGGATGGTGAATCATTTATCGTCACACAGCAGGTTTTTGAAACACTTGTAAAATACGGGGAAGATAATACGGAAATAAAGCCAGGTCTTGCAGAATCATGGAAAGTTTCAGATGACGCAAAGACATATACATTCAAATTGAAAACCGGCATCAAGTTCCATGATGGCTCGGATTTCAATGCAGAAGCAGTTGTTAAAAACTTTCAGCGCTGGGCACAAAGTAAGGATGAAGCTAAATTTGCATACTATGCCTCTATGTTTGGCGGCTTTGAAGGTGATGAAGGTCATGTTATCAAAGAGGTAAAAGCCATTGATGATAATACAGTGGAATTCACGTTAAATCGTCCGCAGGCACCATTCTTGAAAAACATTGCGATGCCTACATTTGCCATAGCAAGTCCAACTGGCTTTGAAAAAGATGCAGACAATTTCGGTAAGAATCCTTCTGGAACAGGTCCATTCAAATTCAAATCATGGAAACCAGGCGATACGATTGAAGTGGTGAAAAATGATGATTATTGGCAAGATGGACTGCCAAAGCTTGATGGAATCACGTTTAAAGTCATTAAAGATAACTCCGCTCGTTTAAATGCTGTAATCAAAGGTGAAGTTGATCTAATGGACGGGTTAAATCCAAGTGATATAAGCAAAGTAACAGGGGATGACAAACTACAAATATTCGAACGTCCATCCATGAATGTCGGCTACTTTGCATTCAATGTTGAAAAAGCACCATTCGACAAAAAGGAGGTACGCCAAGCCATCTCTCACCTAATCAACAAAAAAGAAATCATTGATAACTTTTACGAAGGCACAGCAGAGCCTGCCAAGAATCCAATGCCGCCATCTGTTTCTGGCTACAATGACAACATTGAAGACTATGACTACGATGTAGAAAAAGCTAAGGAATTACTTAAAAAGGCTGGACTAGAAGATGGGTTCAAAATGGACCTTTGGGCAATGCCGGTACCACGTCCATATATGCCAGATGGTCAAAAAGTGGCTGAAGCCATTCAAGCAAGCTTAAAACAAGTAGGCATTGAAGCAAATATCGTTTCGTATGAATGGGCTGCATACTTAGAGAAAGTGCAGGCTGGTGAAGCTCAATCTTTCATGCTAGGCTGGACAGGCGATAATGGAGATGCGGATAACTTTCTTTACACATTATTGGATAAAGATAATATCGGCTCCAACAACTATGCCCGTTATGCAAACGAGGAAGTCCATAAGCTATTGATCGAAGCTCAGTCCACTGCTGATGAAGCCAAGCGTAATGAGTTATACGGAAAAGCTCAGGAAATCATTCATGAAGAAGCACCATGGGTTCCACTTGTACACTCTTTACCACAACTTGCTGGAACTAAGACAATAAAAGGATTCGTTCCGCATCCAACCGGTTCTCAATCTTTAGTTAACGTGTCTATAGAGAATTAA